One stretch of Acropora muricata isolate sample 2 chromosome 12, ASM3666990v1, whole genome shotgun sequence DNA includes these proteins:
- the LOC136894028 gene encoding universal stress protein in QAH/OAS sulfhydrylase 3'region-like: MTECEGKERKVVLGVDASPHSERAFDWYCKNICNVKTDRLLIIHAQEYPNIPAAPYPYGYAYYEEWQSLKEKSDKQVKALLESFGSKCKDQGLKFKLFKEESNRPGEVICKLAEDESVDLVVIGSRGMGTLRRTFLGSVSDYCVHHNHCSIAVVPPPNRHDGHAHST; encoded by the exons ATGACAGAGTGTGAAGGCAAGGAAAGGAAGGTAGTTCTTGGCGTGGACGCGAGTCCGCATAGCGAAAGAGCGTTTGATT GGTATTGCAAAAACATCTGTAATGTCAAAACCGACCGTCTTCTGATCATTCATGCCCAGGAGTACCCCAACATACCAGCTGCACCTTATCCAT ATGGTTATGCATACTATGAAGAGTGGCAGAGCTTGAAGGAGAAAAGTGATAAACAAGTGAAGGCCCTTTTAGAAAGCTTTGGATCGAAATGCAAGGATCAAGGG CTCAAGTTTAAGCTTTTCAAAGAAGAAAGTAACAGACCAGGAGAAGTTATCTGTAAACTAGCCGAAGATGAATCAGTAGATTTGGTTGTAATAGGGTCACGTGGCATGGGAACACTGCGACGTACGTTTCTTGGAAGTGTTAGTGATTACTGTGTGCACCACAACCACTGTTCCATAGCAGTTGTTCCACCTCCAAACCGTCATGATGGACATGCTCATTCAACTTAA
- the LOC136893999 gene encoding universal stress protein in QAH/OAS sulfhydrylase 3'region-like translates to MSSTNVVLIPLDGSKNSERAVNWYMEHFHLKGDRVVFIHAFDPVPMQSAKHTGVDFKNSYDEWCILMQKAQDSARCLLKEYDDRFAGLKDKLSYKMIHDTGKPGEVIIDYSKKESATCIVMGSRGLGKIRRTLIGSVSDYVVRHSLIPVVVIPPFSS, encoded by the exons ATGAGTTCAACGAATGTTGTTTTGATTCCTTTGGATGGAAGCAAAAACAGCGAACGGGCTGTCAACT GGTATATGGAACATTTTCACTTGAAAGGTGATAGAGTGGTATTTATACATGCATTTGATCCAGTGCCCATGCAATCAGCCAAACACA CGGGTGTAGACTTCAAGAATAGCTATGATGAGTGGTGTATTTTAATGCAAAAAGCACAAGACAGTGCCAGGTGTCTCTTGAAAGAATATGATGACAGATTTGCAGGACTTAAG GACAAGCTGTCATACAAGATGATTCATGACACAGGAAAACCAGGAGAAGTTATCATTGACTACAGCAAGAAAGAAAGTGCAACTTGCATCGTTATGGGTTCTAGAGGATTGGGAAAGATTAGGAGAACATTAATTGGTAGTGTTAGTGACTACGTTGTTCGACATTCACTCATTCCTGTTGTTGTGATACCTCCTTTTTCATCTTAG
- the LOC136893997 gene encoding universal stress protein Slr1101-like — protein sequence MAKQPGDGKKTVLVAVDGSEHSERAFDWYTNNFHRSGDEILVLHSHELPSVRAAPYPYGFDFSEGWKEQVEESEKKARALLESYHKKCQEKNLKCKLIKETGSPGESVCKVVKERNVDHLVMGSRGLGTVSRALVGSVSDYCLHHASVPVSVVPPPDRFQHHGFVNKK from the exons ATGGCAAAACAGCCAGGAGATGGAAAGAAAACCGTTTTAGTGGCTGTGGATGGCAGCGAACATAGCGAGAGAGCTTTCGATT GGTACACTAACAACTTTCATCGCAGTGGGGATGAGATATTAGTCCTTCATTCGCACGAATTGCCATCAGTGCGAGCTGCTCCATATCCCT ATGGTTTTGATTTTTCTGAAGGATGGAAAGAACAGGTTGAGGAGAGTGAGAAAAAGGCCAGAGCTCTTCTAGAATCATACCACAAGAAATGCCAAGAGAAAAAT ttgAAGTGTAAGCTAATCAAGGAGACAGGTAGTCCAGGGGAATCTGTGTGTAAAGTTGTCAAAGAGAGGAACGTTGATCACTTGGTGATGGGTTCAAGGGGCTTAGGAACTGTGAGTCGCGCTCTCGTTGGTAGCGTCAGTGATTACTGTCTGCACCATGCCAGCGTGCCGGTGTCAGTGGTTCCACCACCAGATCGCTTTCAACATCATggatttgtcaacaaaaaataa